The Crassostrea angulata isolate pt1a10 chromosome 1, ASM2561291v2, whole genome shotgun sequence nucleotide sequence CACTTATAAACTTGCATTTtagttgatatttttcaaaattttattcccTATATAAGTTATATTACACATACTTAGAAAGttaattagttttttaaaaaaataattctatatCTTCATTCGTTTCAATGAATTCATATGCTCTCAGCTTTTGGAATTTCagttattattttcaaaataattctcTTGTTTCAGATATGTGTATCAtgctctgtttttgtttttcagcaAAACAGGGACAGAAGTTCCTGAGAGAGGGCTTTTCTCCTTAATTGTCTTTGTCTGCAGTCTTTCAAGTAAGTGGTTCTAAAAAATCGAAAACTGTGGTCAGCGCGATTTGCTACAGTCTCATTTCTGTTTAAATGACTCCTTTTGCAGAGAGTGATGAGTCAGTTCGACACATTTTGTCTCCTATACATGTAAGAGTGATTCGTTGTTACTATAATTTAGGGTGTGCCAAAACAGTCTGTTTATATAAAAGTATAATATTGTGAAGTTCAAGTACCATACAatgatttttgttaaatatgatTATCAGTGTTAAACAGTACTTTGAGACCTACGTACAAAGGTGTTTAGGTAACCTCGTTAAGCATAAAAAAAGGCTTTTCTATTATTTTCCGTACGATGACGCTCCCGTATAGATCCGAAAGTGTCTGTAATGACACGACTAGGACCCACCTGCTGGGAACGACTCGCATTGATAACAGCTAAAATGGAAAGCGCTGAGAAAACTCGTATTAATAACACCTACAATGGAAAGCCCTTCCGTTCTGATATTAATTTTCTGTTTCAGTGGCTCTTAATTCAGAGATCCGATTCCAGTACGTCCGCCTAATGATGACACAAATGTCCTTGACCCCTTCGGAAAAATCCCGTTGGATCACCGCCAACAAGTTGACCTTAGGACTCGGGCTTATCGCCTCGTTTGGGCTTGTCTTTGTTGCAAGTTTCCAGGTAGCAAACCTTTTACTATCCTACGTTAACTTTATTTTTCAAGTCTGAAACcaatgttcaaagtaaatgtatttacatgtattactatcCAAGATCGCCAAACTTACCTACGTTTTAATTATCTAAGTTGTTATGGTTAAGTTTTGGAGtctttgaatataaaaagtCTACATGTAATGTAAGTAAACATGATCCCGAAAAATTCAATTGTTTACCAGTGTTCATAATTCACACTAAtgaatttacataaaaacaccTCAATTATAGCTATAGGTAAGACTATCATAgtgattattttaatacaattacaaatacatgtatcatacactcttcattatattttacttgtttAGGTGGATACATTACCAGTGCCTCATTACATGGGAGCTTTCGTGACCTTTGGCCTTGGGTTCATTTGCTGTTGGATTCACGCAGCCATAACCTACAAACTGTATAAAGAAGAGAGGAAGTCAATGCTGAAACTCACGTTTGTTTTTCAGGTTTTAGTCAGCATAACAATCACAGTCAGTTTCATCACATGTATCCTTTAACAGAGGGAAAATTATAACCAAttgtttatcataaaaagagaatatagatataaaaaatttaaaattactgaTCATGTTCTGTAAAATTTGTTGCCTAACTTTCAGAACTTTGATTTTACATGCATACAACTGATGAAAGCTCTGAAAATCTGTTGCTATTCGATACAGTTCGGATTGACGGTCTGTAGCGCTGTAGTGCTGAACACACTTGAATCTTGCAATTTACGGCGTACAAAAATTTGCACACAATTTGAAATGATTAATCTAATTTCTTTAGATACTCTGTACAAGTATTCGATACAAAAAATCATCAGACTGTTATCCCTTATGTAACTTTACTTGCCTCTAAACTTCACCAGCCCCGTAAAATGAAGTAGACTAAGTGTCGTTTGTTTGCATGTTAAATTGGCGACTCTAGGTCTTGATCACATCATTTTCGGTTTATGAGGCATGTGAGCGTTTAAGAGAAGA carries:
- the LOC128155968 gene encoding DNA damage-regulated autophagy modulator protein 1-like — protein: MLTIYHLLRTCLWTLPLFTVIWSVSGFAITYGISQALNHTSDVFPYISKTGTEVPERGLFSLIVFVCSLSMALNSEIRFQYVRLMMTQMSLTPSEKSRWITANKLTLGLGLIASFGLVFVASFQVDTLPVPHYMGAFVTFGLGFICCWIHAAITYKLYKEERKSMLKLTFVFQVLVSITITVSFITFVISFASYRYQKKQGYGTKERELRGIFQSASTSEWVLAIATISYVLTFIPSFRKLEFDGFNVKFKQLATNSKTNVCLRLCNCCS